The Theropithecus gelada isolate Dixy chromosome X, Tgel_1.0, whole genome shotgun sequence genome includes a window with the following:
- the KCNE5 gene encoding potassium voltage-gated channel subfamily E regulatory beta subunit 5, which translates to MNCSESQRLRTLLSRLLLELHHRGNASGLGAGPGPSTGMGVVPDPFLGREVTSAKGDDAYLYILLIMIFYACLAGGLILAYTRSRKLVEAKDETSQASAEHEWAPGGALAADAETAADSPAEGCRQLAPGGLPALAQGAERV; encoded by the coding sequence ATGAACTGCAGCGAGAGCCAGAGGCTGCGAACCCTTCTGAGCCGCCTGTTGCTCGAGCTGCACCATCGGGGTAACGCCAGCGGCTTGGGCGCAGGCCCTGGCCCCAGCACGGGCATGGGGGTCGTGCCTGACCCTTTCCTGGGCCGCGAAGTGACCAGCGCCAAGGGCGACGACGCCTATCTCTACATCCTGCTCATCATGATCTTCTACGCCTGCTTGGCCGGAGGCCTCATCCTGGCCTACACCCGCTCCCGTAAGCTCGTCGAGGCCAAGGACGAGACGTCCCAGGCTAGCGCCGAGCATGAATGGGCCCCAGGAGGCGCCCTGGCCGCCGACGCCGAGACTGCCGCGGACTCTCCGGCCGAGGGCTGCCGCCAGCTTGCCCCCGGGGGGCTGCCTGCCCTGGCCCAGGGGGCTGAGCGGGTCTAA